A stretch of uncultured Acidilobus sp. JCHS DNA encodes these proteins:
- a CDS encoding transposase, IS605 OrfB family, central region yields the protein MRTLEQVKMYSVPISDPRVSELITWYQRTLQRAIDVIWDNIEWKYRFPKVEKGGRVIVPSKFKVPYLPKDRSFKRRLRDYLLQDRPYAAHWVDVVIRTAYSVMESWRKRYLKGKARKVKPRVKRRFARCKATLMKVDYDEKSIRITLRPGEYVEVSWNGRWFTRRVEGWRVGEVILKDDRILIPFETAKVVDVKDVIGWDSNELSLDGFSPRVGFIKVDLRPLQSMKIVYERKKRIAQSKGLKYVYEKYDARERNREKDFINKLASGLTKLFPNSVHVFEDLEKENLVSRREPKGRRKRNARTPWELIQGKASERAVIERVPPKNTSRTCPRCGYVVKTRVGRVFRCPRCGLELDRQKVAAVNIYLRYLRMRGFPHSYDPERVKGELWVGVALRGRSPVIWAPMKGALRAVKPREEGLISSYIKPNEA from the coding sequence TTGAGGACCCTTGAGCAGGTCAAAATGTACTCAGTGCCGATAAGCGACCCAAGGGTCAGCGAGCTGATAACGTGGTACCAGAGGACCCTACAGAGGGCAATAGACGTTATCTGGGACAACATCGAGTGGAAGTACAGGTTTCCCAAGGTAGAGAAGGGGGGACGAGTAATAGTGCCCAGCAAGTTCAAGGTCCCATATCTGCCAAAGGACAGGTCCTTTAAGAGGAGGCTCCGCGACTACCTCCTTCAGGATCGCCCGTACGCCGCCCACTGGGTAGACGTTGTCATCAGGACAGCTTACTCCGTGATGGAGTCCTGGAGGAAGCGGTACCTCAAGGGGAAAGCCAGGAAGGTCAAGCCAAGGGTCAAGAGAAGGTTCGCGAGGTGCAAGGCAACGCTGATGAAGGTTGACTATGACGAGAAGAGTATCAGGATCACGCTTAGGCCAGGGGAGTACGTGGAGGTCTCCTGGAACGGCAGGTGGTTCACCAGGAGGGTTGAGGGCTGGAGGGTTGGGGAGGTCATATTGAAGGACGACAGGATACTTATACCTTTCGAGACAGCTAAAGTCGTAGACGTGAAGGACGTCATTGGGTGGGACTCCAACGAGCTGTCGCTCGACGGGTTCTCACCTAGGGTAGGCTTCATCAAGGTCGACCTGAGGCCCCTGCAGAGCATGAAGATTGTGTACGAGAGGAAGAAGAGAATAGCGCAGAGCAAGGGCCTGAAGTACGTCTATGAGAAGTACGATGCCAGGGAGCGCAACAGGGAGAAGGACTTCATAAACAAGCTGGCGAGCGGGCTGACCAAGCTGTTCCCGAACAGCGTCCACGTCTTTGAGGACTTGGAGAAGGAGAACTTAGTCAGCAGGAGAGAGCCTAAGGGCAGGAGGAAGAGGAACGCCAGGACGCCTTGGGAGCTCATCCAGGGAAAGGCCTCCGAGAGGGCCGTTATAGAAAGGGTTCCACCAAAGAACACCTCCCGCACCTGCCCACGATGCGGGTACGTCGTGAAGACCCGAGTGGGCAGGGTGTTCAGATGCCCAAGGTGCGGCCTTGAGCTGGACAGGCAGAAGGTGGCTGCAGTAAACATATACCTGAGGTACCTCAGGATGCGGGGATTTCCCCACAGCTATGACCCCGAGAGGGTGAAGGGGGAGCTGTGGGTCGGGGTTGCCCTGAGGGGGCGGAGCCCTGTGATATGGGCCCCGATGAAAGGGGCCCTGAGGGCTGTGAAGCCAAGGGAGGAGGGCTTGATATCAAGTTATATCAAGCCCAATGAAGCCTAA
- a CDS encoding Glycosyltransferases involved in cell wall biogenesis, translating to MVKVSVVTATLNEAENVPELIMRLRASLRSAEHEVIVSDGGSTDGTPEVARRLADRVITIPRGSQSACLLEGVRAARGDIVVTIDADLENPPELVRTLAASLDLMRCDVVVASRRRLPRPAEVLASLTLGRLLGVSDLFSNFRAFRRGLLKDYGLRLGETFGCELLVAMKLRGAKVCEVTYEPPPRRAKPRVGGALRANARALLAWSKCMTYYLLARALGLR from the coding sequence TTGGTAAAAGTCAGCGTAGTGACGGCGACCCTTAACGAGGCCGAGAACGTCCCTGAGCTCATCATGAGGCTCAGGGCCTCCCTGAGGAGCGCTGAGCATGAGGTAATAGTCTCGGACGGTGGCAGCACAGATGGCACCCCTGAGGTAGCAAGGCGCCTGGCCGACAGGGTCATAACGATACCGAGGGGGAGCCAGAGCGCCTGTCTCCTCGAGGGGGTGAGGGCTGCCAGGGGAGACATTGTGGTCACGATCGACGCCGACCTCGAGAACCCGCCCGAGCTCGTGAGGACCCTCGCTGCGTCGCTTGACCTCATGAGGTGCGACGTTGTTGTGGCGTCAAGGAGGCGGCTCCCCAGGCCCGCTGAGGTCCTGGCCTCCCTGACCCTTGGAAGGCTGCTGGGCGTAAGCGACCTCTTCTCCAACTTCAGGGCCTTCAGGAGGGGCCTGCTCAAGGACTACGGCCTGAGGCTCGGCGAGACCTTCGGCTGCGAGCTGCTGGTAGCCATGAAGCTCAGGGGCGCTAAGGTATGCGAGGTAACCTATGAGCCTCCCCCGAGGAGGGCCAAGCCCAGGGTCGGAGGCGCCCTGAGGGCTAACGCGAGGGCCCTCTTGGCCTGGTCCAAGTGCATGACTTACTACCTTTTGGCAAGGGCCCTCGGCCTCAGGTAG
- a CDS encoding NurA domain, whose amino-acid sequence MYDVLEGLAKSLVGLGGGGRARYMVLRLTDVLGLSEEGGEAPVDLYERASRPLIPRSAPSRDALRGVVHIGVDSSSRALSTPAADVAIAAASVSGPGPVELCDYPSLYPRLSCEGGGEPPFAYVIPHGPLDVLEAPGVTVVSADPSQLSGAFVNGVMDYARLALERWALTGPALLSSRAYGSLGRRPVVLLDGPVFIAQGKGVSELMAERYKAVSRLEAEGFPVIGVAKRVERSYLLSGSPRFASLVEGCGVRAQGVSDTMLLQQLASSGCSEVVPGRAYATPKVIVRANGLSKVVEYVLIVPSPWQRPGVRSRVYRLEYSERTLEILREWGLDPLQAFLGDSVSRQSLEPVTVAASDRRAKMITNALKGLLAKSILGLGGRLGYETELEERGAE is encoded by the coding sequence GTGTACGACGTGCTGGAGGGGCTAGCGAAGTCGCTAGTCGGCCTCGGCGGCGGGGGGAGGGCCAGGTACATGGTGCTGAGGCTGACTGACGTCCTCGGGCTCAGCGAGGAGGGGGGAGAGGCGCCCGTTGACCTCTACGAGAGGGCCTCGAGGCCCCTGATACCGAGGTCGGCCCCGTCCAGGGACGCCCTCAGGGGAGTAGTGCACATAGGGGTCGACTCGAGCAGCAGGGCCCTCTCCACGCCGGCCGCTGACGTCGCCATAGCAGCCGCTAGCGTCTCAGGCCCCGGGCCCGTGGAGCTCTGCGACTACCCCTCCCTCTACCCACGCCTCTCCTGCGAGGGAGGAGGGGAGCCGCCCTTCGCCTACGTCATACCCCACGGCCCCCTTGACGTCCTGGAGGCCCCGGGCGTCACGGTTGTCTCAGCAGACCCCTCCCAGCTCTCCGGGGCCTTCGTCAACGGCGTCATGGACTACGCAAGGCTCGCCCTTGAGAGGTGGGCCCTCACAGGCCCAGCCCTCCTGTCCTCAAGGGCCTACGGCTCCCTTGGCAGGAGGCCTGTCGTCCTCCTCGACGGGCCCGTCTTCATAGCCCAGGGGAAGGGGGTGAGCGAGCTCATGGCTGAGAGGTACAAGGCCGTATCAAGGCTGGAGGCCGAGGGCTTCCCGGTCATAGGAGTCGCCAAGAGGGTCGAGAGGAGCTACCTGCTCTCCGGCTCCCCCCGGTTCGCCTCGCTCGTTGAGGGCTGCGGCGTGAGGGCCCAGGGGGTCAGTGACACCATGCTCCTCCAGCAGCTCGCCTCCTCAGGCTGCTCGGAGGTCGTGCCAGGGAGGGCCTACGCGACTCCCAAGGTCATCGTCAGGGCCAACGGCCTGAGCAAGGTCGTCGAGTACGTCCTCATAGTGCCAAGCCCCTGGCAGAGGCCGGGCGTCAGGTCGAGGGTCTACAGGCTCGAGTACTCAGAGAGGACCCTTGAGATCCTTAGGGAGTGGGGCCTCGACCCGCTCCAGGCCTTCCTGGGAGACAGCGTCTCGAGGCAGAGCCTTGAGCCCGTCACCGTGGCGGCCAGCGACAGGAGGGCGAAGATGATCACCAACGCCCTAAAAGGGCTGCTCGCCAAGAGCATCCTGGGCCTGGGCGGTCGCCTGGGTTACGAGACTGAGCTTGAGGAGAGGGGGGCTGAATGA
- a CDS encoding Major Facilitator Superfamily, giving the protein MNSRNWMVSLIPFNIAMGPLSTLVTLQIYNLRGGAVDVSYAMSAGTAASILASILWGFVLDRYDRKKVLLVGVLGTFLSIMALSFASSTAQVTAYYAAAALFSSAVGMAVSILIMDTIEKSRWSQAYAKYNMISSVGYLSGDVGAAALSGLLHINTIDEIMAALTAVSAAWALWAVPRSVITFERESLLHVIEAFLLRLRLVPTLFLRLPSRTTFKPLRLLKLGRSPAAYVPTLFLAITIFYISSGIFNTVYPYGLRALGLSRTEVFIVISAGMAVQALGYELTPRLMSRWGSKARAAFNALVLRGSSYVGIGLATSLGGTQAYLLGTGLTLYPLAAGIAFATFYTASNVMVFEVLKRTREGRGLGLYSTLSGSAFFTGSLASGFMAESIGYGYTYVVAGLLLGGSAYMFRELESMA; this is encoded by the coding sequence TTGAACTCTAGGAACTGGATGGTGTCGCTGATACCGTTCAACATAGCCATGGGCCCGCTGTCGACGCTCGTGACCCTTCAGATCTACAACCTGAGGGGAGGGGCTGTGGACGTCAGCTACGCCATGTCGGCCGGCACGGCGGCGTCCATATTGGCATCCATACTATGGGGCTTCGTGCTGGACAGGTATGACAGGAAGAAGGTGCTGCTAGTCGGCGTCCTGGGCACCTTCCTGTCCATAATGGCCCTCTCCTTCGCGAGCTCGACGGCCCAGGTCACAGCTTACTACGCCGCGGCGGCCCTCTTCTCGTCGGCCGTGGGCATGGCCGTAAGCATACTGATAATGGACACCATAGAGAAGTCGAGGTGGAGCCAGGCCTACGCCAAGTACAACATGATCTCCTCGGTGGGCTACCTGTCAGGCGACGTGGGGGCCGCCGCGCTCTCAGGACTCCTCCACATAAATACCATAGATGAGATCATGGCCGCCCTGACAGCTGTCTCAGCGGCCTGGGCCCTCTGGGCCGTGCCCAGGTCAGTCATCACGTTTGAGAGGGAGTCGCTGCTTCACGTCATTGAGGCCTTCCTGCTCAGGCTCAGGCTGGTGCCCACGCTCTTCCTGAGGCTGCCCTCGAGAACTACCTTCAAGCCTCTCAGGCTCCTGAAGCTGGGCAGGAGCCCCGCCGCCTACGTGCCCACGCTCTTCCTGGCCATCACGATCTTCTACATCTCTTCAGGGATCTTCAACACGGTCTACCCCTACGGGCTCAGGGCGCTCGGGCTCAGCCGCACCGAGGTCTTCATCGTGATTTCAGCCGGCATGGCAGTCCAGGCGCTGGGCTACGAGCTGACCCCAAGGCTCATGTCCCGCTGGGGGAGCAAGGCCAGGGCGGCCTTCAACGCCCTCGTGCTCAGGGGGTCCTCATATGTCGGCATAGGGCTGGCCACCAGCCTAGGGGGAACCCAGGCCTACCTCCTCGGCACCGGGCTCACCCTCTACCCCCTGGCCGCTGGCATAGCCTTCGCGACCTTCTACACAGCCTCCAACGTGATGGTCTTCGAGGTCCTCAAGAGGACGAGGGAAGGAAGGGGGCTGGGGCTCTACAGCACGCTGAGCGGCTCAGCCTTCTTCACGGGCTCCCTGGCCTCAGGCTTCATGGCGGAGTCCATAGGCTACGGGTACACCTACGTCGTAGCTGGCCTCCTGCTCGGGGGCTCGGCCTACATGTTCAGGGAGCTGGAGAGCATGGCTTAG
- a CDS encoding putative ATPase, with translation MTEEKGGPEEAFLLRVKGAEDQVEKLDRMLREAYEVAKSIGKVVGRVSRYGEVKVGENARIQLNIDPTTYYGESEAPFHRVGDYLVVVDPKDRRQVLIRVTSIGRRDELSMIGVQPPVSPIVDGLEPRGLITDAVIEGELVLELRPGEGSPRPAVKSIEPQAPVVAPSPETLRRLLDLPAEGVALGSLATPGGLIVGGRIPVRLPVSALLHHVLVIGTTGSGKTTLLKNMLASAYSQLNNHHRFVAVIIDLNEDFVQLPLPPIKEPEPRAVRESAFAGVRPPKGVAVVIPVTAQQLSAALRKASRGEGGALESALRDVALDYYEEVLGPLTGVEAVELRRHVTEGDGLGHFEAQGLGFRLLLFPYVIDTTHSSVESLLALLPGATELVRQALTSVLNSFEGKHGVRPPLEAVMAASFMLYMQMRGKGRSTDERLQLMAWDLISKHVVSSTELARTGNPEESAANFFSAELRLGGSWSGTFEDAVEEVKDYLESLLPHRETMRALFSRVASLLDSGFVDVLYAARRGGTWTVEVLPETPWGSIVSVAHGAEVPVVLDLRWGMERSQGGFQSLRVLAYRLLDMLLAWRHELWSRRSADSGPNVVVFIDEAHQFFPSEGRTKEEAEEVGRISAILSRAARIGRSRGLGLVFSTHTPRDLNNLVIQLTNTKVILRSEESQLDVLSIPAQVRQFAPRLQDRYMAVISYAFREGYVFAVTTTPLTMHFDLSI, from the coding sequence ATGACCGAGGAGAAGGGGGGCCCTGAGGAGGCCTTCCTCCTGAGGGTCAAGGGCGCTGAGGACCAGGTTGAGAAGCTTGACAGGATGCTCAGGGAGGCCTACGAAGTAGCTAAGTCCATAGGCAAGGTCGTGGGCAGGGTCTCCCGCTACGGGGAGGTCAAGGTGGGGGAGAACGCCAGGATACAGCTCAACATAGACCCCACGACATACTATGGCGAGAGCGAGGCGCCCTTCCACAGGGTCGGCGACTACCTTGTGGTAGTAGACCCCAAGGACAGGAGACAGGTGCTGATAAGGGTCACCTCGATAGGCAGGAGGGACGAGCTTTCCATGATAGGCGTCCAGCCCCCCGTGAGCCCCATAGTTGACGGGCTTGAGCCGAGGGGCCTGATAACCGACGCCGTGATTGAGGGCGAGCTGGTCCTTGAGCTCAGGCCGGGCGAGGGGAGCCCCAGGCCAGCAGTCAAGAGCATAGAGCCCCAGGCGCCCGTGGTAGCCCCGAGCCCCGAGACGCTCAGGAGGCTCCTTGACCTGCCCGCTGAAGGCGTCGCCCTGGGCAGCCTGGCGACGCCAGGGGGCCTCATAGTTGGCGGCAGGATCCCAGTCAGGCTGCCCGTCTCGGCCCTGCTCCACCACGTCCTTGTCATAGGGACCACGGGGAGCGGCAAGACGACGCTGCTTAAGAACATGTTGGCCAGCGCCTACTCCCAGCTCAATAACCACCACAGGTTCGTGGCGGTAATTATTGACCTGAACGAGGACTTCGTCCAGCTCCCCCTTCCGCCGATCAAGGAGCCTGAGCCCAGGGCTGTGCGGGAGTCCGCCTTCGCTGGCGTGAGGCCCCCCAAGGGGGTAGCCGTTGTTATCCCGGTCACGGCCCAACAGCTGTCGGCAGCCCTCAGGAAGGCCTCAAGGGGCGAGGGAGGAGCCCTGGAGTCGGCCCTCAGGGACGTGGCCCTTGACTACTATGAGGAGGTGCTGGGCCCGCTGACAGGCGTCGAGGCCGTTGAGCTCAGGCGCCACGTGACTGAGGGCGATGGGCTTGGGCACTTCGAGGCCCAGGGCCTCGGCTTCAGGCTCCTGCTGTTCCCCTACGTTATCGACACCACCCACTCCTCGGTTGAGTCGCTGCTGGCCCTGCTGCCCGGGGCGACAGAGCTCGTCAGGCAGGCGCTGACTTCTGTTCTCAACTCCTTCGAGGGGAAGCACGGCGTCAGGCCGCCCCTTGAGGCTGTCATGGCGGCATCGTTCATGCTCTACATGCAGATGAGGGGCAAGGGCAGGTCAACAGACGAGAGGCTCCAGCTCATGGCCTGGGACCTGATCAGCAAGCACGTCGTGTCGTCGACGGAGTTAGCCCGCACGGGCAATCCTGAGGAGTCAGCCGCTAACTTCTTCTCTGCTGAGCTCAGGCTAGGCGGCAGCTGGAGCGGCACCTTCGAGGACGCGGTCGAGGAGGTCAAGGACTACCTTGAGTCCCTCCTGCCCCACAGGGAGACCATGAGGGCCCTGTTCTCCAGGGTCGCCTCGCTCCTCGACTCGGGGTTCGTCGACGTCCTGTATGCGGCCAGGAGGGGAGGGACGTGGACCGTTGAGGTGCTCCCCGAGACCCCCTGGGGCTCGATAGTGAGCGTGGCCCACGGCGCAGAGGTGCCCGTGGTCCTGGACCTTAGGTGGGGCATGGAGAGGTCCCAGGGAGGCTTCCAGAGCCTCAGGGTGCTAGCCTACAGGCTCCTCGACATGCTCCTGGCCTGGAGGCACGAGCTCTGGTCAAGGAGGTCAGCGGACTCGGGCCCCAACGTGGTGGTCTTCATAGACGAGGCCCACCAGTTCTTCCCGAGCGAGGGCAGGACGAAGGAGGAGGCCGAGGAGGTCGGCAGGATATCCGCCATACTGTCGAGGGCTGCGCGCATAGGCAGGTCGAGGGGCCTCGGGCTCGTGTTCAGCACCCACACGCCAAGGGACCTCAACAACCTGGTCATACAGCTCACCAACACCAAGGTAATACTGAGGAGCGAGGAGTCCCAGCTTGACGTGCTCTCGATACCGGCCCAGGTGAGGCAGTTCGCCCCGAGGCTCCAGGACAGGTATATGGCCGTCATAAGCTACGCCTTCAGGGAGGGCTACGTCTTCGCCGTCACCACGACGCCTCTCACCATGCACTTTGACTTGAGCATTTAA
- a CDS encoding Deoxycytidine deaminase, producing MARTYVAGSLDEQVQPAGVDLRLGEVFEFLNEGLLTQDSRRLPDVRPVRPADGLYRLQPGAYKIRFMDVVSVPPDAVGLCFPRSTLLRMGVSISCAVWDPGYSGRGESLMTVLNPHGVAIAQGTRVAQLVFIRLESPPASLYRGSYQGENL from the coding sequence GTGGCCAGGACATACGTTGCCGGGTCCCTGGACGAGCAGGTCCAGCCGGCGGGCGTTGACCTGAGGCTGGGCGAGGTCTTCGAGTTCCTGAACGAGGGCCTCCTCACGCAGGACTCCAGGAGGCTCCCAGACGTCAGGCCGGTGAGGCCAGCTGACGGCCTCTACAGGCTCCAGCCAGGCGCCTACAAGATAAGGTTCATGGACGTCGTCAGCGTCCCCCCTGACGCAGTAGGCCTGTGCTTCCCTAGGAGCACCCTGCTCAGGATGGGGGTCAGCATATCGTGCGCCGTCTGGGACCCAGGCTACTCGGGCAGGGGCGAGTCGCTGATGACGGTGTTGAACCCCCACGGCGTCGCCATAGCCCAGGGGACGAGGGTGGCCCAGCTTGTCTTCATAAGGCTTGAGTCGCCCCCGGCCAGCCTCTACAGGGGCTCATACCAGGGCGAGAACCTATGA
- a CDS encoding Alpha-glucosidase, family 31 of glycosyl hydrolase encodes MVTFRFDESKFRALSFTPSSNRAFHDGCVYSDSGRLCFSRPLDNVIRVTESLTGWRLPQELSLGDYRVSLYPRVTVRKANRVVFEEWDPSGPETSWGANRPFVDPLFIGPPRTEPWTNYRTIVTGKLTCSDGRLCSSFAVSLGPGEPIYGLGEHFGHVNKRGQEFITWAGDVPSTPSYATYVPVPFIWSPRGWGVLVNTYSPVYFDLGKASYDRLLIVTREPLDLYIILGTPKEILKALYQLTGAPKAPPPKWSFGFWQSKCAYNTQDEVLSVARELRARGYPADVIHIDPPWEGNWRKYRCDTVDFEWDTSAFPDPKGMVEELHRLGFRLSLWINPYIEPGTRLWSRLERYMVKSKLGGLATPAADCQRREGAGIVDLTDPEGFNAFKQALKDLVLPYADVIKADYGEAVPEEADFRNGMSGEQAHNYYPVLYMRAVYEATLEAKGYGIVWGRSGSTGVWQYPLNWGGDVPSSWEGLRQAIRGLLSYHASGAFFASFDVGGFIGRPSDELYLRFLQAGIMVSHVRAHGVTDREPWKYSPRETLAALRLRYRLLPYIYSEAWRSIEERVPLVRPLPLEHPDDPNVYEVDDEFYLGSSLLVAPIVEEGAAGRAVYLPQGRWVDMFTGTTYEGGRWVTITYDSLDKFPVLVREGSVIPMLAVDVDHVSEGPFTPLEVHAYRVSDLDYPYYDDGVRAVIRCRRGSCGFEGLPASVKYSFTYH; translated from the coding sequence TTGGTCACGTTCAGGTTTGATGAGAGCAAGTTCAGGGCCCTGAGCTTCACCCCATCCTCCAACAGGGCCTTCCATGACGGCTGCGTCTACTCGGACTCGGGAAGGCTGTGCTTCTCAAGGCCGCTCGATAACGTGATAAGGGTCACCGAGTCCCTGACGGGCTGGCGGCTCCCCCAGGAGCTCAGCCTGGGCGACTACAGGGTCTCCCTGTACCCCAGGGTCACCGTGAGGAAGGCCAACAGGGTCGTCTTTGAGGAGTGGGACCCGTCAGGGCCGGAGACCTCGTGGGGGGCCAACAGGCCCTTCGTCGACCCCCTCTTCATAGGTCCCCCTAGGACGGAGCCCTGGACCAACTACCGTACCATAGTTACGGGCAAGCTGACGTGCTCTGACGGCAGGCTCTGCAGCTCCTTCGCCGTCTCCCTGGGGCCAGGGGAGCCGATCTACGGCCTAGGGGAGCACTTCGGACACGTTAACAAGAGGGGGCAGGAGTTCATAACGTGGGCAGGCGACGTGCCCTCAACGCCGAGCTACGCGACCTACGTGCCCGTGCCGTTCATATGGTCCCCGAGGGGCTGGGGGGTCCTGGTAAACACCTACTCCCCGGTCTACTTCGACCTCGGCAAGGCCTCCTACGACAGGCTCCTGATAGTGACCAGGGAGCCCCTTGACCTCTACATAATCCTCGGGACGCCCAAGGAAATCCTGAAGGCCCTTTACCAGCTCACGGGCGCCCCCAAGGCGCCCCCGCCCAAGTGGAGCTTCGGCTTCTGGCAGAGCAAGTGCGCCTACAACACCCAGGACGAGGTCCTCAGCGTCGCCAGGGAGCTCAGGGCAAGGGGGTACCCGGCTGACGTGATCCACATAGACCCGCCGTGGGAGGGGAACTGGAGGAAGTACAGGTGCGACACCGTAGACTTCGAGTGGGACACAAGCGCCTTCCCTGACCCCAAGGGGATGGTCGAGGAGCTGCACAGGCTTGGCTTCAGGCTATCGCTCTGGATAAACCCGTACATAGAGCCAGGCACGAGGCTCTGGTCAAGGCTTGAGAGGTACATGGTCAAGTCGAAGCTTGGGGGCCTGGCGACCCCGGCGGCGGACTGCCAGAGGAGGGAGGGGGCAGGCATAGTCGACCTTACAGACCCTGAGGGCTTCAACGCCTTCAAGCAGGCCCTCAAGGACCTCGTGCTCCCCTACGCTGACGTCATAAAGGCGGACTACGGTGAGGCCGTGCCCGAGGAGGCTGACTTCAGGAACGGCATGAGCGGCGAGCAGGCCCACAACTACTACCCCGTGCTCTATATGAGGGCCGTCTACGAGGCAACCCTTGAGGCCAAGGGCTACGGCATAGTGTGGGGCAGGTCAGGCAGCACTGGCGTCTGGCAGTACCCGCTCAACTGGGGAGGCGACGTGCCGTCCAGCTGGGAGGGCCTGAGGCAGGCCATAAGGGGGCTGCTGTCGTACCACGCCAGCGGCGCCTTCTTCGCCTCCTTCGATGTGGGCGGCTTCATAGGGAGGCCGAGCGACGAGCTCTACCTGAGGTTCCTCCAAGCGGGCATTATGGTGAGCCACGTGAGGGCCCACGGCGTGACTGACAGGGAGCCGTGGAAGTACTCGCCCAGGGAGACCCTGGCGGCGCTTAGGCTGAGGTACAGGCTGTTGCCCTACATCTACTCCGAGGCCTGGAGGTCCATAGAGGAGAGGGTGCCGCTTGTGAGGCCCCTGCCCCTCGAGCACCCCGACGACCCCAACGTCTATGAGGTAGACGACGAGTTCTACCTGGGCTCAAGCCTGCTGGTGGCGCCTATCGTTGAGGAGGGGGCCGCGGGGAGGGCCGTCTACCTGCCCCAGGGCAGGTGGGTCGACATGTTCACGGGGACCACCTATGAGGGGGGCAGGTGGGTAACCATAACTTACGACTCCCTCGACAAGTTCCCCGTGCTGGTGAGGGAGGGCTCGGTTATACCAATGTTAGCTGTTGACGTAGACCACGTCAGCGAGGGCCCCTTCACCCCGCTCGAGGTGCACGCCTACAGGGTCTCCGACCTTGACTACCCGTACTACGATGACGGCGTGAGGGCCGTGATAAGGTGCAGGAGGGGCTCCTGCGGCTTCGAGGGGCTGCCGGCCTCCGTCAAGTACAGCTTCACGTATCACTAG
- a CDS encoding DNA binding domain, excisionase family gives MILTLYLGAKALRPKEVCERLGISYTTLRDYVKRGYIKPVLTPGGKWRFREEDVERLIGEVKQRRVILYARVSSNSQRDDLEGQVKVLEDWARQNNIVDYEVVTDIGSGLNEDRRGFEKLLRLAVERKISKIVIAYPDRLTRFGFKTIEELLRPFGVEIVVLNHEDKDPREELVEDLITITSHFAGKLYGMRSHKYEKVVEGVRKLLEDP, from the coding sequence TTGATATTGACTCTTTATTTGGGAGCGAAGGCGCTGAGGCCTAAGGAGGTTTGCGAGAGGCTTGGTATTAGCTATACCACTTTGAGGGACTATGTCAAAAGAGGCTACATAAAGCCAGTATTGACTCCAGGTGGCAAGTGGAGGTTTAGAGAGGAGGACGTTGAGAGATTAATTGGTGAGGTTAAACAGAGGAGGGTAATTCTCTATGCCAGGGTGTCATCTAATAGTCAAAGAGATGACTTAGAGGGACAGGTTAAAGTGTTGGAGGACTGGGCTAGGCAAAATAACATAGTTGATTACGAAGTAGTGACAGATATTGGAAGCGGACTAAATGAGGATAGGAGAGGATTCGAGAAGTTACTAAGGTTAGCTGTTGAGAGGAAGATATCAAAGATCGTCATAGCGTACCCAGATAGATTAACGAGATTTGGCTTTAAAACAATTGAGGAACTGTTGAGACCCTTTGGAGTGGAGATAGTTGTCTTAAACCACGAAGACAAGGATCCTAGAGAGGAGCTTGTAGAAGACCTCATCACAATAACATCCCACTTCGCGGGAAAACTCTACGGTATGAGGAGCCACAAGTATGAGAAGGTGGTAGAGGGTGTCAGGAAGCTCCTTGAGGACCCTTGA
- a CDS encoding putative membrane protein, whose translation MREELRAALRTVLAFSLGIVIGALARPEPSAVLPYAYLFLYLVVGAAGVYVGLSWRRLLGAGRRIAVRGLAFTASAIAGDIVAGLIIAVPLGLPLWLTVDAALGSGWYSFTGPFLSLFSAAMGVIGFVGNQLREDLTLALFPLLKEIIGEGSVVMGGATSMDTTLGVITRYAGPEVGLEGMVQGVLLTLLIPVLLPAVAHM comes from the coding sequence ATGAGGGAGGAGCTTAGGGCGGCCCTGAGGACGGTTCTCGCCTTCTCCCTGGGCATAGTCATAGGGGCCCTGGCCAGGCCTGAGCCCAGCGCTGTGCTGCCCTACGCCTACCTCTTCCTCTACCTCGTGGTGGGCGCGGCCGGCGTCTACGTGGGCCTCTCCTGGAGGAGGCTGTTGGGGGCTGGGAGGAGGATAGCTGTCAGGGGCCTGGCCTTCACTGCCTCGGCTATAGCAGGCGATATAGTTGCTGGCCTCATCATAGCCGTCCCCCTGGGCCTGCCCCTCTGGCTGACCGTCGACGCTGCGCTCGGCTCCGGCTGGTACTCGTTCACCGGCCCGTTCCTGTCGCTCTTCAGCGCAGCCATGGGCGTCATCGGCTTCGTGGGCAACCAGCTCAGGGAGGACCTAACGCTGGCCCTCTTCCCGCTGCTGAAGGAGATCATAGGGGAGGGCTCTGTGGTGATGGGAGGGGCCACCTCAATGGACACCACCCTTGGCGTCATAACGAGGTACGCTGGGCCCGAGGTAGGCCTTGAGGGGATGGTGCAGGGCGTCCTGCTGACGCTCCTGATACCGGTCCTCCTGCCCGCCGTGGCTCACATGTGA